The Pyrenophora tritici-repentis strain M4 chromosome 10, whole genome shotgun sequence genome contains a region encoding:
- a CDS encoding Atrophin-1 domain containing protein — MAVPNRGPELFAVNVAFVTTAILACLLRCYVRIFMVKAFGRDDWLMVVATLFFMSYTTSSTIGIHYGTGQHHKDLSIENVQKAKHAWYFCYLFYAVSMICSKLSIGFLLLRISIRKLHTWIIITAMFVSVVAGGTFFFVCLFQCYPISFMWDRTSQQGKCVDNTVITALGYVYSVFSIISDFTFAIIPGFLVWHLQLKRRTKVALIPLITMGCIASAAVIARLPFVHYFNSPDFLWSTLDIAIWSTVEQGLAITAGSLATLRPLFFIAMHKLGLSTRPTGYRPSAYGMSAPLPNKGTSGMGSKADKLRPDMYKLSATVQTRTSDDQPLEPKSKSPHWFDHPSTSQSKKGTANDTSDNDSDNSLRIKSARSSAEEQFQNGIMVSKSFYITDEERGSVLSAPYR, encoded by the exons TGTTACTACTGCCATACTGGCCTGCTTGCTGCGGTGTTATGTGCGTATCTTCATGGTCAAGGCATTTGGCCGAGATGACTGGTTGATGGTAGTCGCCACA TTATTCTTCATGTCCTATACAACATCGTCAACTATTGGCATACATTATGGAACCGGACAACACCACAAGGACTTGTCGATTGAAAACGTACAAAAGGCGAAGCATGCCTGGTACTTTTGCTACCTGTTTTATGCCGTATCTATGATATGCTCCAAACTATCCATTGGTTTCCTGCTCTTACGAATCAGTATCCGCAAGCTTCACACATG GATCATTATCACAGCCATGTTTGTGTCAGTCGTTGCTGGTGGAACATTCTTCTTCGTCTGCCTCTTCCAGTGCTACCCCATTTCCTTCATGTGGGACCGAACTTCACAACAGGGCAAATGCGTCGACAATACAGTCATTACCGCCCTTGGCTACGTCTACAGCGTCTTCAGCATCATATCCGACTTTACCTTTGCCATCATTCCCGGCTTCTTGGTATGGCACTTGCAACTAAAGAGGAGGACCAAGGTCGCTTTGATTCCTTTGATCACCATGGGTTGCATCGCAAGTGCCGCCGTCATCGCACGTTTGCCTTTTGTCCACTACTTCAACTCGCCAGACTTTCTTT GGTCTACTCTTGACATCGCCATCTGGTCAACTGTTGAACAAGGTCTTGCCATTACTGCCGGCAGCCTCGCAACACTCCGTCCACTCTTCTTCATAGCTATGCATAAGCTCGGTCTCTCCACCCGCCCAACCGGCTACCGTCCCTCAGCCTACGGCATGTCAGCCCCGCTACCCAACAAAGGGACCTCCGGCATGGGATCCAAAGCCGACAAACTCCGCCCCGACATGTACAAGCTCTCCGCCACCGTCCAAACACGCACTTCAGATGACCAACCCCTGGAGCCCAAATCGAAATCCCCACACTGGTTCGACCACCCCAGCACCTCGCAATCGAAAAAAGGAACAGCCAACGACACTTCAGATAACGACAGCGACAACAGCCTTCGCATCAAGAGCGCGCGCAGCAGTGCCGAGGAACAATTCCAAAACGGCATCATGGTATCGAAATCTTTCTACATCACGGACGAGGAAAGGGGGTCAGTATTGTCTGCGCCCTACAGGTGA
- a CDS encoding phosphoglycerate mutase family protein, producing MLFSSLLYTLLATASSVTAQHHPKTITHTVIPGIFQQDDPATNASTFNFTTTNFGLINRPYPSDSSCPNQTHSTQWQRLSHYITTLNRQAPKNEHYKLFFLGRHGEGFHNAAESYFGTPAWNCYWSERDGNATVTWADAKLTETGKRQALRVKAFWNQLIVHEKISPPQTFYTSPLYRCLDTARLTFEGVALPRNTRFVPVVKEFLREGISAHTCDRRRSKTFIRENFPGYRFEEGFVEEDPFWTKLFAEPQVNQDARSKAVLDDIVSSDGSVVISVTSHSGEIASLLRVLGHRPFSLSTGSAIPVLVKSTTLNVPAPPTMTLPYTPQKTCSAPPPIRDSSCNDCSCCS from the exons ATGCTCTTCTCATCCCTCCTCTACACTCTCCTAGCCACAGCATCCTCAGTCACAGCACAGCACCACCCCAAAACCATAACCCACACCGTTATACCCGGTATCTTTCAACAAGACGATCCGGCTACAAACGCCTCGACCTTCAACTTCACCACCACAAACTTCGGCCTAATCAACCGCCCCTACCCCAGCGACTCCTCCTGCCCCAACCAAACCCACTCAACCCAATGGCAACGTCTATCCCACTACATCACCACACTGAACCGCCAAGCCCCAAAGAATGAGCACTACAAACTCTTCTTCCTCGGCCGCCACGGCGAGGGCTTCCACAACGCCGCCGAGTCGTACTTTGGCACCCCGGCCTGGAACTGCTACTGGTCTGAACGCGACGGCAACGCCACCGTCACATGGGCCGATGCCAAACTCACCGAGACGGGGAAGCGACAAGCACTCCGCGTGAAGGCGTTTTGGAACCAGCTTATCGTGCATGAGAAGATTTCTCCGCCGCAGACGTTTTACACAAGCCCGTTGTACCGCTGTCTTGACACGGCTAGATTGACGTTTGAAGGCGTGGCGTTACCGCGCAATACGCGTTTTGTGCCTGTTGTCAAGGAGTTTCTGCGTGAAGGGATTAGCGCGCATACTTGTGATCGGAGGCGTAGTAAAACGTTTATCAGGGAGAATTTCCCCGGGTACAGGTTTGAAGAGGGGTTTGTGGAGGAGGATCCGTTTTGGACGAAGTTGTTTGCTGAACCACAAGTCAACCAAGACGCTCGTTCTAAAGCCGTTCTTGATGATATTGTCAGTAGTGATGGGAGTGTGGTTATCTCCGTTACATCGCATTCGGGGGAGATTGCGAGTTTGTTGAGGG TCCTAGGTCATCGCCCCTTCAGCTTAAGTACCGGCTCCGCTATCCCCGTCCTGGTTAAATCAACAACACTCAACGTCCCCGCGCCTCCTACAATGACACTGCCATATACACCGCAGAAAACTTGTAGTGCACCACCGCCAATCCGCGACTCTAGCTGTAACGACTGCTCGTGCTGTAGTTGA
- a CDS encoding YL1 multi-domain protein, which yields MFENLCALPVDHDIFVQAIHPEEPIVAVGLASGEVHTYRLPPGVSDDDGDDSTLASVKGFGTIDQVWRTRRHKGSCRTLGYSLDGASLYSAGTDGIVKVADCMTGQVTAKIAIPLDPSNGGIDAPTLVHALSPQSLILTTDSGALHIYDIRNLKGGEKVSLKPENTHRPHDDYVSSLTPLPPTKNSTSGFSKQWVTTGGSTLAVTDIRRGVMVRSEDQEEELLCSVIVTGLPKKGSSVGEKVIVGAGNGVLTLWERGVWDDQDERIIVDRSKGGGESLDSMTVVPDGVGASGKHVAVGLGNGGIRFAKIGSNKIVAELKHDELSQESVIGLGFDVTGRMISSGGKTVKVWGEQTWQDVDEEEAEDTTNGKREHESDDSDDSDEDMDDSSEEDEPKQKRKKRDCNCFYSALSKTSIFKIATTEGPTGEDGHFTEIDQAQVREFVAEKKLEFGERGLQASPVQVYQPLLAGEIRVLELHSGESGSPLQGSLHTVSIDFSYPTRPYEYGLTRDTNHAVSLVTEQPVWFTALSYVWGANPIFDQTITSEHGPITITRSLAAALRELRSEHDSVYLWIDQICINQPDNEEKAMQIPLMDKIYTRATNTVIWLGDDDGEDPLKALDLMETIYARLQGTDAQVTPDEFKRLDFPPAEDRAWWAIRQFLRRPWFGRLWTIQEAVLSRNLFIKCGQAVISWVDFHAWCGCLVETGLLRWLKGNVGLDAEYGRIQPGILPSPQGAAVVLSISAERLNIMNFTHQESLLNILVATRYANATEPKDKIYGVLGIASLDIVPDYSEKTSARQVYLQACHTQLPFLVYELLSCVDHDTPLPISWVPDWSTQRVTAALGYSTKAWTVYRAGGQIAAGQQPPKVVVSNDKKEITLSGKVFDTITTLGEIYQDPTLDIETPQQNNQILASYAKIALDASTTHSYPIHDTSIYDAFFTTVLAGRDGSGTSAPTPNHSEVFSLILDCTTGTTPSLPGQTISPRRQSGHFSLDNLKTKKNAKIRQPAKTLEDLRIFYSKYHAQYLDGNLNEAEEATTDPKTHLTAILTASGTKSTRSQATRLHIICTINAREVPAWLGCSNLHATKPLASRTLA from the exons ATGTTTGAGAATTTATGCGCGCTTCCAGTCGATCACGACATCTTCGTGCAGGCGATACACCCAGAAGAGCCAATTGTAGCTGTTGGACTCGCAAGTGGCGAAGTACACACTTACAGGCTGCCTCCTGGTGTGAGCGACGATGATGGCGACGATTCAACTCTCGCGTCGGTAAAGGGCTTTGGGACTATAGACCAAGTCTGGCGCACCAGGAGACACAAGGGCAGCTGCCGAACACTTGGTTACAGCTTAGATGGCGCGTCATTGTACTCTGCTGGCACGGATGGCATCGTCAAAGTCGCAGACTGCATGACGGGCCAGGTCACCGCCAAAATCGCCATACCCCTAGACCC CTCAAATGGTGGCATCGATGCGCCCACACTCGTTCACGCCCTCTCTCCGCAATCGCTCATTCTCACCACCGATTCCGGCGCGCTGCACATTTACGATATCAGGAACCTCAAAGGCGGCGAAAAGGTGTCGCTGAAACCCGAGAATACGCACCGTCCACACGACGACTACGTCTCTTCCCTTACACCTCTACCACCGACGAAAAACAGTACTAGTGGCTTCAGCAAGCAATGGGTTACAACAGGCGGCAGTACACTGGCTGTAACAGATATCCGGCGAGGAGTCATGGTCCGTAGCGAGGATCAAGAGGAGGAGCTTCTCTGCTCAGTCATTGTCACTGGTCTGCCGAAGAAGGGCTCGAGCGTGGGTGAAAAGGTCATTGTCGGTGCAGGCAACGGTGTCCTTACCCTCTGGGAGCGTGGAGTATGGGATGATCAAGACGAGCGCATCATTGTCGACCGTTCCAAGGGCGGCGGCGAGAGTCTAGACTCGATGACTGTGGTGCCTGATGGAGTTGGAGCGAGTGGGAAGCATGTCGCAGTTGGGTTGGGCAACGGTGGGATTCGCTTTGCCAAGATTGGATCCAACAAGATCGTCGCAGAACTCAAGCACGATGAGTTATCTCAAGAGAGTGTCATTGGACTAGGTTTCGACGTCACCGGTAGGATGATCAGTAGCGGCGGAAAGACTGTCAAAGTGTGGGGTGAGCAAACCTGGCAAGACGTTGATGAAGAGGAGGCAGAGGACACGACCAACGGCAAGCGGGAGCATGAGAGTGATGATAGCGACGACAGCGATGAGGACATGGATGATAGCAGTGAAGAGGACGAGCCCAAGCAGAAGCGCAAGAAGC GTGACTGCAATTGCTTCTACTCTGCACTTTCAAAGACTTCGATATTCAAAATTGCTACCACCGAAGGACCTACTGGTGAAGATGGCCACTTTACTGAGATTGACCAAGCTCAAGTCAGAGAATTTGTGGCTGAAAAAAAACTTGAATTCGGCGAAAGAGGCTTGCAAGCGTCCCCAGTGCAAGTCTATCAACCACTCCTGGCTGGTGAAATTCGTGTACTAGAATTACACTCCGGGGAATCAGGAAGCCCTCTTCAGGGGAGCTTGCATACAGTCAGCATCGACTTTTCGTATCCCACCAGACCATATGAGTATGGCTTGACCAGGGACACTAACCATGCTGTATCGCTCGTAACTGAACAGCCGGTCTGGTTTACTGCGCTCAGTTATGTTTGGGGCGCTAATCCTATATTCGACCAGACCATCACCTCCGAGCATGGTCCGATCACTATTACAAGAAGCCTCGCGGCTGCTTTGCGAGAACTGCGCTCAGAACATGATAGTGTGTATCTTTGGATCGACCAGATTTGTATCAATCAGCCAGATAACGAAGAGAAGGCGATGCAAATTCCGTTGATGGACAAGATATATACGCGTGCCACCAACACTGTCATCTGGCTAGGCGATGATGACGGAGAGGATCCGCTCAAGGCCTTGGACTTGATGGAGACGATTTACGCTCGGCTGCAGGGCACCGACGCGCAAGTAACACCAGATGAATTTAAGCGACTGGACTTCCCGCCTGCCGAAGACCGAGCATGGTGGGCTATACGTCAATTCCTCCGACGCCCATGGTTTGGTAGACTGTGGACGATCCAAGAAGCAGTTCTCTCGCGAAACCTGTTTATCAAGTGTGGTCAGGCGGTAATATCCTGGGTAGATTTCCACGCCTGGTGCGGCTGCTTAGTAGAAACTGGGTTACTCCGTTGGCTGAAGGGAAATGTGGGATTGGATGCTGAGTATGGAAGGATACAGCCTGGAATCCTACCATCACCACAAGGGGCAGCGGTTGTACTCTCAATCTCAGCAGAACGCCTAAACATCATGAACTTCACTCACCAAGAGTCCTTGCTGAATATTCTGGTAGCCACACGCTACGCCAACGCGACGGAGCCAAAGGACAAAATTTATGGTGTACTTGGTATCGCAAGCCTGGACATTGTGCCGGACTATTCCGAGAAGACTTCTGCCAGACAGGTTTATCTCCAAGCATGTCACACGCAGCTTCCTTTTTTGGTCTACGAATTACTCAGCTGCGTTGATCACGACACACCACTTCCGATATCGTGGGTACCAGACTGGAGCACTCAACGCGTAACAGCTGCTTTGGGCTACTCGACAAAAGCCTGGACCGTGTATCGCGCCGGTGGACAAATTGCAGCGGGACAACAGCCACCCAAAGTTGTGGTTAGTAATGACAAGAAAGAGATAACGCTTTCCGGAAAGGTTTTCGACACAATCACAACCTTGGGTGAAATCTACCAAGACCCAACTCTAGACATCGAAACCCCACAACAGAATAACCAGATCCTAGCATCCTACGCAAAAATCGCCCTTGATGCCAGCACCACACACTCGTACCCAATACACGACACATCAATCTACGACGCCTTCTTCACCACCGTACTAGCCGGAAGAGACGGCTCCGGCACCTCAGCCCCCACACCCAACCACAGCGAAGTCTTCAGTCTAATCCTCGACTGCACAACCGGTACAACGCCATCCCTCCCGGGTCAAACAATCAGTCCCCGCCGGCAAAGCGGACACTTTTCCCTCGATAATCTCAAGACGAAGAAAAACGCAAAGATAAGACAGCCAGCCAAGACCCTAGAGGACTTGCGG ATCTTCTACTCCAAATATCACGCACAATATTTGGATGGAAACTTGAACGAGGCTGAGGAGGC CACCACCGACCCAAAAACCCACCTCACGGCAATACTTACCGCTAGCGGCACCAAGTCAACCAGGTCACAAGCAACGCGCCTTCATATAATCTGCACTATAAATGCCCGCGAGGTCCCCGCGTGGCTTGGCTGTAGTAATCTACACGCGACCAAGCCATTGGCTAGCCGCACGCTCGCTTAG
- a CDS encoding Glyco-hydro-61 multi-domain protein, whose protein sequence is MKLSTPLVLAVAASSASAHTIFLSLNGGAVGDGVRVPTYDGPINDVTSNDIVCNGGPNPTAKTSTVITVQAGSSATLLWRHTLTSGPSDVIDASHKGPVMAYLKKVSDAKTDSGIGGGWFKIAQDAFDGSKWGVDRLIANQGKQVVTIPKCIAPGQYLLRGELIALHSASSNLGAQFYMECAQINIVGASADKTPATVSFPGAYKQNDAGILYNLYSGSKTYTSPGPAVFTC, encoded by the exons ATGAAACTATCCACGCCCCTCGTCCTCGCCGTCGCCGCTTCTTCAGCATCCGCCCATACTATTTTCCTCAGTCTAAACGGCGGCGCAGTCGGCGACGGCGTCCGCGTCCCAACCTACGATGGC CCCATCAACGACGTAACCTCCAACGACATCGTCTGTAACGGCGGCCCCAACCCGACTGCAAAAACCTCCACCGTAATAACCGTGCAAGCCGGCTCCAGCGCCACACTCCTCTGGCGCCACACACTCACCTCAGGCCCATCCGACGTAATCGACGCCTCGCACAAAGGCCCCGTGATGGCGTACCTGAAGAAAGTCAGCGACGCGAAGACGGACAGCGGCATCGGAGGCGGCTGGTTCAAGATTGCGCAGGATGCGTTTGATGGGAGTAAGTGGGGGGTTGATCGGTTGATTGCGAATCAGGGGAAACAGGTGGTTACGATTCCGAAGTGTATTGCTCCTGGGCAGTATCTGCTGAGGGGCGAGTTGATTGCGCTGCATTCTGCTAGTTCGAATCTTGGGGCGCAGTTTTATATG GAGTGCGCACAAATCAACATCGTAGGCGCTTCTGCAGATAAGACGCCGGCGACTGTGTCTTTCCCTGGTGCTTATAAACAGAATGACGCTGGTATCTTGTATAATCTCTACTCGGGATCGAAGACTTACACGAGTCCTGGACCGGCTGTGTTTACTTGCTAG
- a CDS encoding Nucleosome binding factor SPN, SPT16 subunit, with protein sequence MADDIVIDKALFHERLNNLVTKWKADKRSGDQVFQGASSIATLVGKASEPGIYQKPAAFQLWLLGYEFPATLFVLTPDLVQIVTTKKKDIAAAYLEPLKGGKVPVEILVRGKDADENKKQFQTCIDTIKKAGKKVAILKKDNANNAFANEWKAAFDEAGFKDEDQIELAPILSNAALSVKDEKELRTIRDAARASSALMTNYFVEEMSDILDTEKKISHRALADKVSNKIDDTKFFEKQKVSKSFDALQLDWCLQPTIQSGGAYDLKFAAEPDENNLHAGVIISVLGLRYQTYGAMVGRTYMVGPNKEQETTYKLLLAVHDLVIKTIKDGVVAKDVYGKALALLKSKKPELEKHFPKNVGYGIGVENKDTSLLLSGKSTRVLKDGMTLVVQTGLQDLENSKPQDKKSKNYSLVLVDTVRVGQGDCAVFTKDTTSDLDAVKKERPAIAQTNITKTRTRHERTTNQDAEKEEQRRQHQKELHSKKQEQGLEQYSEGAKSLNGTEEKKFKKFESYKRDNQFPNSVANLEIVVDKKNLTVLLPIMGRPVPFHIHTIKNASHTPEADFTSLRINFLSPGQGVGRKDDQPFEDPNAHFIRSLTFKSHDVDRIDQITKDITELKKDVVRRETEKKQMEDVVEQDKLIPLKTRKPHMLDLIFIRPALDGKRIPGSVEIHQNGLRYVHGNNSAKIDVLFSNMKHLFFQPSQHELIVIIHVHLKNPIMLGKKKTKDVQFVREATEMQFDETGNRKRRHKFGDEEEFEQEQEERRRRAALDKEFKNFAEKIADAARNENVSVDIPYRELGFNGVPSRSSVLVQPTTDCLVQLTEPPFTCLTLSEIEIVHLERVQFGLRNFDMVVVFKDYNRPPVHINTIPVESLDPVKDWLDSVDIPFSEGPLNLNWATIMKTVTSDPHQFFADGGWSFLSTETDDEGEGEEEEESAFEVSESELAISDESSDESDFDENASEEMSDEGSEDEFSEGESWDELDKKAAKKDKEAAHEDDEDDGKAKKRKR encoded by the exons ATGGCCGACGACATTGTCATTGACAAAGCGCTGTTTCACGAGCGCCTGAACAACCTCGTCACCAAGTGGAAGGCCGACAAGCGCTCGGGTGACCAGGTTTTCCAAGGCGCAAGCTCCATCGCCACTCTGGTGGGCAAGGCGAGCGAACCCGGCATTTACCAGAAGCCAGCAGCTTTCCAG CTATGGCTGCTGGGCTACGAGTTTCCTGCGACGCTGTTCGTCCTGACGCCCGACCTCGTCCAAATCGTCACCACCAAGAAGAAGG ACATCGCAGCTGCCTATTTGGAGCCGCTCAAGGGTGGCAAGGTCCCCGTTGAGATTCTGGTGCGGGGCAAGGACGCAGACGAGAACAAGAAGCAGTTCCAAACGTGCATAGACACTATCAAAAAGGCCGGCAAGAAGGTGGCCATCTTGAAAAAGGACAACGCAAACAATGCCTTTGCGAACGAGTGGAAGGCTGCCTTTGACGAGGCTGGCTTCAAGGACGAAGATCAGATCGAGTTGGCCCCTATCCTGTCCAACGCCGCTTTGTCGGTAAAGGACGAGAAAGAGTTG CGCACTATCCGCGACGCCGCCCGTGCTTCCAGCGCCCTCATGACAAACTACTTTGTCGAAGAAATGTCCGACATTCTCGATACCGAGAAGAAGATCTCGCACCGCGCACTCGCCGACAAGGTCTCCAACAAAATTGACGACACAAAGTTTTTCGAAAAGCAAAAAGTCTCCAAGTCGTTCGACGCACTGCAGCTGGATTGGTGTTTGCAGCCTACCATTCAGAGTGGTGGCGCATATGATCTCAAATTTGCTGCTGAACCCGACGAGAACAACCTACATGCCGGCGTCATCATATCAGTCCTCGGACTGCGCTACCAGACATACGGTGCCATGGTCGGTCGCACGTACATGGTTGGACCGAACAAGGAGCAGGAAACCACCTACAAACTGCTATTGGCCGTTCACGACCTGGTCATCAAGACCATCAAGGACGGTGTAGTTGCCAAGGACGTCTACGGAAAAGCTCTGGCCCTTCTAAAATCGAAGAAGCCCGAGTTGGAGAAGCATTTCCCCAAGAACGTCGGTTACGGTATTGGTGTCGAGAACAAGGACACTTCGCTTCTCCTCAGTGGGAAGAGCACCCGCGTTCTCAAAGACGGCATGACTTTGGTTGTCCAAACTGGCCTCCAGGACCTCGAGAACAGCAAGCCACAGGACAAGAAGAGCAAAAACTACTCCCTCGTGCTGGTAGATACCGTGCGCGTGGGTCAAGGCGACTGCGCCGTCTTCACAAAAGACACCACGTCCGACTTGGACGCC GTGAAGAAGGAGCGTCCAGCGATCGCGCAGACCAACATCACCAAGACGCGTACAAGGCACGAACGTACCACCAACCAGGATGCCGAAAAGGAGGAGCAGCGACGACAACATCAAAAGGAGCTGCACAGCAAGAAGCAAGAACAGGGTCTGGAGCAGTACAGCGAAGGAGCCAAGTCACTGAACGGCACcgaagagaagaagttcAAAAAGTTTGAGTCTTACAAACGCGACAACCAGTTCCCCAACTCCGTGGCCAATCTGGAGATTGTCGTCGACAAGAAGAACCTCACGGTTCTCCTCCCCATCATGGGCCGGCCCGTACCCTTCCACATCCACACCATCAAGAACGCTTCACATACCCCCGAAGCCGACTTCACATCGCTCCGTATCAACTTCCTGTCCCCCGGTCAGGGTGTCGGACGCAAGGACGATCAGCCGTTTGAAGACCCCAACGCACACTTTATCCGCAGTTTGACGTTCAAATCGCACGATGTAGACCGCATTGACCAGATTACCAAGGACATTACAGAGCTGAAAAAGGATGTCGTACGCCGGGAGACTGAGAAGAAGCAAATGGAGGATGTTGTTGAGCAGGATAAACTCATCCCGCTCAAGACACGCAAACCTCACATGCTCGACCTCATCTTCATCCGTCCGGCCCTGGACGGTAAGCGTATCCCAGGAAGTGTCGAAATTCACCAAAACGGTCTACGCTATGTCCATGGCAACAACTCGGCCAAGATCGACGTCCTTTTCAGTAACATGAAGCACTTGTTCTTCCAGCCCTCCCAACACGAgctcatcgtcatcatccACGTACACCTCAAGAACCCCATCATGCTTggcaagaagaagaccaAGGATGTCCAGTTTGTCCGAGAAGCCACAGAGATGCAATTCGACGAGACGGGTAACCGTAAGCGTCGGCACAAGTTTGGTGACGAGGAGGAGTTTGAGCAAGAACAGGAGGAGCGTAGGCGGCGTGCGGCTCTCGACAAGGAGTTCAAGAACTTTGCCGAGAAGATTGCCGATGCTGCGCGCAATGAGAACGTCAGCGTTGATATCCCATACCGAGAGCTCGGCTTCAACGGTGTGCCATCGCGATCATCAGTCCTCGTCCAGCCGACCACCGACTGCTTGGTCCAGCTCACCGAGCCTCCCTTCACCTGTCTCACCCTATCCGAGATTGAAATCGTCCATCTCGAACGTGTGCAGTTCGGTCTGAGGAACTTCGACATGGTAGTCGTCTTCAAAGATTACAACCGCCCTCCCGTACACATCAACACCATCCCAGTAGAGTCACTCGACCCCGTCAAGGACTGGCTCGACTCGGTCGACATACCCTTCAGCGAAGGACCGCTCAACCTAAACTGGGCCACCATCATGAAGACGGTAACATCGGACCCGCACCAATTCTTCGCCGACGGCGGCTGGTCCTTCCTCTCGACCGAAACCGacgacgaaggcgagggcgaggaggaagaagaatCCGCCTTTGAAGTCTCTGAATCCGAACTCGCCATCTCAGATGAGTCGTCTGACGAGAGCGACTTTGACGAGAATGCGTCCGAGGAGATGAGCGACGAGGGCTCAGAAGATGAGTTCTCAGAGGGTGAGAGCTGGGATGAGTTGGACAAGAAGGCTGCGAAGAAGGATAAGGAGGCTGCGCATGAGGATGATGAGGATGATGGAAAAGCGAAGAAGAGGAAACGTTAG
- a CDS encoding mitochondrial carrier protein produces the protein MTTGSSVCAGVSPRSEIPSNDTIPETPQAPNKAPATGVQAAGMRAVAARMVAFYFRAPVKAFFRGRIDYMSYARAINPHIMADAKWSWRMTTPAVLAHAIRTEGWGFIPKQVLPPLMANTCIGAVLYTAYLHSLSALHEPSSYQTKRVYPPPPPSVTFTAGLIGGGIQSVIAAPFDALQTRFRTADILQGKHKTMWHYAGYKLRSIGMQGIFAGWTLSFFKDALGAAVFFGTFETVKSQAYLEYVTRYYGSRTRDTLLEKSIPYLQEEYDDRPVIRPHYMLEPMFLLLAGVSASITSQLIQHPLTEIQDVHYRRLEALDYQAHLDNKPSHIVKRYYHAYEETFVQCKQLAKRAGGWRKYLYRDFFMSTIKQVPSTAAGLIVFEIVRRKYSFENEEVMINHADARILLT, from the exons ATGACGACCGGCTCCAGTGTCTGCGCTGGAGTCTCTCCCCGTAGCGAAATCCCCAGCAATGACACCATCCCGGAGACCCCGCAGGCCCCCAACAAGGCTCCAGCAACGGGAGTGCAGGCCGCGGGTATGCGAGCCGTGGCTGCGAGAATGGTTGCCTTTTACTTCCGAGCGCCGGTAAAAGCCTTCTTCAGGGGCAGAATCGATTATATGAGTTATGCCAGGGCTATTAACCCTCATATCATGGCGGATGCAAAATGGTCATGGAGAATGACTACCCCCGCAGTGTTGGCGCATGCTATACGAACAGAGGGATGGGGGTTTATACCGAAGCAGGTTCTACCGCCGTTGATGGCGAATACATG TATCGGAGCCGTCTTATATACTGCCTATCTCCACAGTCTCTCCGCCCTCCACGAACCCTCCTCCTACCAAACCAAGCGCGTCTACCCGCCACCACCCCCCTCTGTAACATTCACCGCAGGCCTCATAGGCGGCGGCATCCAATCCGTCATCGCCGCCCCTTTTGACGCCCTACAAACCCGTTTCCGCACCGCCGATATCCTTCAAGGCAAGCACAAAACCATGTGGCACTACGCGGGCTACAAGCTCCGCTCCATCGGCATGCAAGGCATCTTCGCCGGGTGGACGCTATCCTTTTTCAAAGACGCCCTCGGCGCCGCCGTCTTCTTCGGCACTTTCGAAACCGTAAAATCCCAAGCCTACCTCGAATACGTCACGCGCTACTACGGCAGTCGCACGCGGGATACTCTGCTTGAAAAGTCGATTCCGTATTTACAAGAAGAATACGACGACCGCCCTGTTATACGCCCGCATTACATGCTCGAGCCCATGTTTTTGTTGCTTGCGGGTGTCTCGGCGTCTATTACCTCGCAGCTGATACAACACcccttgacggaaatccaAGATGTACATTATCGTCGTCTTGAAGCGTTGGATTATCAGGCTCATCTTGATAATAAACCTTCGCATATCGTTAAACGGTACTATCATGCCTACGAGGAGACGTTTGTACAGTGCAAGCAGCTTGCGAAGCGAGCGGGGGGCTGGCGCAAGTATCTGTATCGCGACTTTTTTATGAGCACGATTAAACAGGTGCCTAGTACTGCGGCGGGACTTATTGTGTTTGAAATTGTGAGACGGAAGTATTCTTTTGAGAATGAGGAGGTTATGATTAATCATGCCGATGCACGGATTTTGTTGACATGA